A genomic window from Brevibacillus agri includes:
- a CDS encoding RNA-guided endonuclease InsQ/TnpB family protein: MSQTITVKVKLLPTKEQASILREMSQTYLSTINTLVSEMVAEKKSTKKSSKDISASLPSAVKNQAIKDAKSVFKKAKKSKFTTVPVLKKPVCIWNNQNYSFDFTHISMPIMIDGKVTKTPIRALLVDKDNRNFALLKHKLGTLRITQKANKWIAQISVTIPTMEGTGVKVMGVDLGLKVPAVAVTDDEKVRFFGNGRQNKYMKRKFRSERKALGKKKKVNAIRSSKDKEQRWMKDQDHKVSRAIVNFAKDNKISVIRLEQLANIRQTARTSRKNEKNLHTWSFYRLSQFIEYKANLVGIRVEHVNPAYTSQTCPKCSEKNKAQDRKYKCKCGFEKHRDLVGAMNIRYAPVIDGNSQSA; the protein is encoded by the coding sequence ATGTCGCAGACCATCACAGTCAAAGTGAAATTGCTTCCAACAAAAGAACAGGCTTCTATTTTGCGTGAGATGAGTCAAACGTACCTCTCCACTATCAATACTCTCGTTTCCGAAATGGTTGCTGAAAAGAAAAGCACAAAGAAGTCGAGTAAGGATATTTCTGCTTCTTTGCCAAGTGCCGTTAAAAATCAAGCTATCAAGGACGCGAAAAGTGTGTTTAAGAAAGCGAAGAAAAGCAAATTCACTACTGTTCCTGTTTTGAAGAAACCTGTCTGCATTTGGAACAATCAAAACTACTCGTTTGATTTCACGCACATTTCCATGCCGATTATGATTGACGGCAAGGTAACTAAAACACCTATCCGTGCTTTGTTAGTTGATAAAGACAACCGTAACTTTGCTTTGCTAAAACACAAATTAGGTACGCTTCGAATCACACAGAAAGCAAATAAATGGATTGCCCAAATTTCTGTCACCATACCTACTATGGAAGGAACAGGAGTAAAAGTCATGGGGGTTGATTTGGGGTTAAAAGTTCCTGCCGTTGCTGTAACAGATGATGAAAAGGTACGTTTCTTTGGGAATGGCAGACAAAATAAGTACATGAAGCGTAAGTTCCGTTCTGAACGCAAAGCATTAGGCAAAAAGAAAAAGGTAAATGCGATTCGTAGTTCAAAAGATAAAGAACAACGTTGGATGAAAGACCAAGACCATAAGGTTAGTCGTGCTATCGTAAATTTTGCAAAAGACAATAAAATTTCTGTCATTCGCTTGGAACAACTGGCGAATATTAGACAGACGGCAAGAACAAGCCGTAAAAACGAAAAGAATCTGCATACTTGGTCATTTTATCGCCTGTCTCAGTTCATTGAATATAAAGCGAATTTAGTTGGTATTAGAGTTGAGCATGTGAATCCTGCATACACAAGTCAGACATGCCCTAAATGCTCTGAGAAGAATAAGGCACAAGACCGTAAGTATAAATGCAAATGTGGATTCGAAAAACATCGTGATTTAGTCGGTGCTATGAACATTCGATATGCACCTGTGATTGATGGTAACAGTCAATCAGCCTAA
- a CDS encoding transporter substrate-binding domain-containing protein, translating into MAVLLALFTLILCWPQAAPAEAQAQEERILRVGFDKRLPPLSYVDKNGEAAGFDIELIRSMDSLRGYQIEYVPLEWEETVTWLTEGKLDLVVGMKYTSTRDTLFDFSDSYLTAADALVVPAAIRDISAINDLRGKVVAIQRDDAGIAQLENIRGGKRLVAFSQPDALEMLFLGRADVFLGNRWTAEYVLAGTGRQQDYRIRTGLIPPSDYAFAVREGNYELVNKLNEGLAQLHHNGMYEQLYSRHLEPYSALAIDWWRKLVYGLLIVMGIVVIVLAGSFFWNNRLQKAVRRQTAALADSFAFQTTVLNSVDNGILSFDREGRITLINHAAQKLLGQMEKAAQPSVWDCLPQLPIRQALHMGDGHMLEGELHLGDGSGRIVHYYLAALTNGAGQQVGGILCLQDRTEQKHLQARLIAQEKMRALGELVAGIAHEIRNPLTAIKTFAELLPKKLNDERFRRELVEHVPEEVARMNRIIEDLLDYSREKPMQRKRENLQELVQSVLGLFAKRIESERIRVTVEPGLAVDVFVDRDRIRQVLINLLLNAIEAMAYSEHKRLTFSVLPTEAHTVCLAIADSGPGIGEQEQLHLFQPFYTTKSQGIGLGLYLSQKIMREHGGEIDVRSAPGTGTTFFLTFAKGGICDEHFNH; encoded by the coding sequence ATGGCTGTACTTTTGGCTTTATTCACACTGATTCTTTGTTGGCCACAGGCTGCGCCCGCAGAAGCGCAGGCCCAGGAGGAGCGCATCCTGCGCGTCGGCTTCGACAAAAGGCTGCCGCCCTTGTCTTACGTGGACAAAAACGGGGAAGCGGCAGGCTTTGACATCGAGCTGATCCGCAGCATGGACTCTCTACGCGGCTATCAGATCGAGTATGTTCCGCTGGAGTGGGAGGAGACGGTCACCTGGCTTACAGAAGGCAAGCTGGACCTGGTGGTCGGGATGAAATATACGAGCACGCGCGACACGTTGTTTGACTTCAGCGATTCGTATTTGACGGCGGCGGACGCGCTGGTCGTGCCAGCAGCCATCCGGGACATTTCCGCGATTAACGATTTGCGCGGAAAAGTCGTGGCGATTCAGCGGGATGACGCGGGCATAGCGCAGTTGGAGAACATTCGCGGCGGCAAACGGCTGGTCGCCTTCAGCCAGCCGGACGCTTTGGAGATGCTCTTTTTGGGCCGGGCGGACGTGTTTTTGGGCAACCGCTGGACGGCCGAATACGTGCTTGCGGGAACGGGCAGGCAGCAAGACTACCGGATTCGCACCGGGCTGATTCCGCCGTCCGACTATGCGTTTGCCGTCCGCGAAGGCAACTACGAACTGGTCAACAAGCTCAACGAGGGCTTGGCCCAACTGCACCACAACGGGATGTACGAGCAGCTTTACTCGCGGCATCTGGAGCCGTACAGCGCGCTTGCGATCGACTGGTGGCGCAAGCTCGTGTACGGGCTCTTGATCGTGATGGGGATTGTCGTCATCGTCTTGGCCGGAAGCTTTTTCTGGAACAACCGTCTGCAAAAAGCGGTCCGGAGGCAAACAGCCGCGTTGGCGGACAGCTTCGCTTTTCAGACGACCGTGTTAAACAGCGTCGACAACGGGATCTTGTCGTTTGATCGGGAAGGCAGGATTACGCTCATCAATCACGCGGCACAAAAATTGCTTGGACAAATGGAAAAGGCTGCCCAGCCATCCGTATGGGATTGTCTGCCTCAACTGCCGATCCGCCAGGCGCTGCACATGGGGGACGGGCACATGCTCGAAGGTGAGTTGCACCTGGGCGATGGCTCGGGCCGGATTGTGCATTACTACCTCGCCGCCTTGACCAACGGAGCGGGCCAGCAGGTGGGCGGGATTCTTTGCTTGCAGGACAGGACCGAGCAAAAGCATTTGCAGGCGCGGCTGATCGCGCAGGAAAAAATGCGGGCGCTGGGCGAGCTGGTCGCAGGCATCGCCCACGAAATCCGCAATCCGCTCACGGCGATCAAGACGTTTGCCGAGCTTTTGCCGAAGAAGCTGAACGACGAGCGCTTTCGCAGAGAGCTTGTGGAGCACGTGCCGGAAGAAGTGGCGAGGATGAACCGGATCATTGAAGATTTGCTCGACTACTCGCGGGAAAAGCCGATGCAGCGAAAACGGGAAAACTTGCAGGAGCTGGTGCAGTCCGTGCTGGGGCTTTTTGCCAAACGAATCGAAAGCGAACGGATACGGGTCACAGTCGAGCCTGGCCTCGCTGTGGACGTGTTCGTCGACCGCGACCGCATCAGGCAGGTGCTGATAAACTTGCTGCTCAACGCCATTGAGGCGATGGCCTATTCGGAGCACAAGCGCCTGACTTTTTCCGTGCTGCCGACAGAAGCGCACACGGTATGCCTGGCGATTGCCGATTCCGGGCCGGGCATCGGCGAGCAGGAGCAGCTTCATCTGTTCCAGCCTTTTTACACAACGAAAAGCCAAGGGATCGGGCTTGGCCTGTACCTCAGCCAAAAAATCATGCGCGAGCACGGGGGAGAGATTGACGTGCGCAGCGCGCCTGGGACGGGCACCACGTTTTTCCTGACATTTGCCAAAGGAGGGATATGCGATGAACATTTTAATCATTGA
- a CDS encoding YheC/YheD family protein, translated as MISSSKWSLHQFFSKSPHIRPYLPPTDLYQPALLEPYLAKYTTVYIKPTRTHMGKGIMRVLQTADGYQFVKERGEPVRVASLAELKQQLARQCTEKNYIIQKGLDLAELNGRPYDIRVMMMRNGLGKWQYAGMLAKVAGADSVITNVARGGGYAVTVPHALSKSQAVAPEKIKEVVSRLIRVSHRVCAHFNKYRHSAQIGVDFAIDKAGQLSIIEVNYDFPSHALFAKLKDKTYFRTIKRLHFQYKNRGKRKKKNV; from the coding sequence TTGATCTCCTCCTCCAAATGGAGCCTTCATCAGTTTTTTTCCAAAAGCCCGCACATTCGTCCGTATTTGCCCCCTACAGACTTGTACCAGCCCGCTCTGTTGGAACCTTATCTTGCGAAGTACACGACCGTCTACATCAAGCCGACGCGAACCCACATGGGCAAAGGCATCATGCGCGTCTTGCAAACGGCGGACGGCTACCAGTTTGTAAAAGAGCGTGGCGAGCCTGTCCGGGTTGCCTCGCTGGCGGAGCTGAAGCAGCAGCTTGCCCGCCAGTGTACCGAAAAAAACTACATCATCCAAAAAGGGCTGGATTTGGCTGAGCTGAACGGCCGCCCGTACGACATTCGCGTCATGATGATGCGCAACGGCCTCGGGAAATGGCAATATGCCGGGATGCTGGCAAAAGTAGCCGGAGCTGACAGCGTCATCACGAACGTCGCCCGCGGAGGCGGCTACGCCGTCACAGTCCCTCACGCCTTGTCCAAGTCGCAAGCGGTCGCGCCGGAAAAAATCAAGGAGGTCGTCTCCCGGTTGATCCGCGTCAGCCACCGCGTCTGCGCCCATTTCAACAAATACCGCCACAGCGCGCAAATCGGGGTTGATTTCGCCATCGACAAAGCGGGCCAGCTCTCGATCATCGAGGTCAACTACGACTTCCCTTCTCACGCCCTGTTTGCGAAGCTCAAGGACAAAACATACTTCCGCACCATCAAGCGGCTGCATTTTCAGTACAAAAACCGGGGGAAGCGCAAAAAGAAAAACGTTTGA
- a CDS encoding helix-turn-helix transcriptional regulator codes for MRRYQPVQPPILQGTGSDDQYSYREYLPSKSLANYVACYWTSQFHGHGQSTPLLHRVIPDGCVDIIFDLGARSFGRGAFVTGLMTAYELMPLVEPQAMFGIRFFVEEADRFFRFPVAEVSAAHVLLEDLWGSEALWAMEGMLDAADTAKRIAWAERLLMQSLNRDGMRQNALLLTSMQHLYEHQGNLSVAALAEKVCYSERNVRRMFQQALGIGPKELSRIIQFQSLLQLLAKGQAASFADAAVQCGYYDQSHVIKSFRAYYGETTGGIFAVRGARAQPGEVVRFLQIFRTRKPATVR; via the coding sequence ATGAGACGATACCAACCAGTCCAGCCGCCGATCTTGCAAGGGACGGGCTCCGACGACCAGTACAGCTATCGCGAATACTTGCCCAGCAAAAGCCTGGCGAATTACGTGGCCTGCTATTGGACTTCGCAGTTCCACGGCCACGGGCAGAGCACGCCGCTTTTGCACAGAGTCATCCCGGACGGCTGCGTCGACATCATTTTCGATCTGGGAGCGAGATCGTTCGGGCGCGGCGCGTTTGTCACCGGACTGATGACCGCCTATGAACTCATGCCGCTGGTAGAGCCGCAGGCGATGTTCGGCATCCGTTTTTTCGTGGAGGAGGCCGACCGTTTTTTCCGCTTTCCGGTGGCGGAGGTCAGCGCTGCGCACGTTTTGCTGGAGGACCTCTGGGGGAGCGAGGCGCTGTGGGCGATGGAAGGAATGCTGGACGCGGCGGACACGGCCAAGCGGATTGCCTGGGCGGAGCGGCTGCTGATGCAGAGCCTGAACCGCGACGGGATGCGGCAAAATGCGCTCTTGTTGACCAGCATGCAGCATCTGTACGAGCATCAGGGGAATCTGTCGGTTGCGGCGCTGGCGGAAAAAGTGTGCTACAGCGAACGAAATGTGCGCCGGATGTTCCAGCAGGCGCTCGGCATCGGGCCGAAGGAGCTGTCCCGCATCATCCAGTTTCAGAGCTTGCTGCAACTGCTCGCCAAAGGGCAGGCTGCTTCCTTTGCAGACGCGGCCGTACAATGCGGCTACTACGACCAGTCGCACGTCATCAAAAGCTTTCGCGCCTACTACGGCGAGACGACGGGCGGAATTTTCGCCGTGCGCGGAGCGCGGGCGCAGCCGGGTGAAGTTGTCCGTTTTTTACAGATTTTCCGAACGAGAAAGCCCGCTACGGTGCGATAG
- a CDS encoding VOC family protein: protein MGIKLDMVGLVVQDMKKALDFYRVLGFAIPEQANEEQHVEVAQDGVRLAFDTVEIAKSVYGGWEPASGHRIELAFLCDDAAALDALYAKIVEHGYESHREPWDAVWGQRYAIVKDPDGNLISLFA from the coding sequence ATGGGAATCAAGCTGGATATGGTAGGACTGGTCGTGCAGGACATGAAAAAGGCGCTAGACTTTTACCGCGTGCTCGGGTTTGCGATCCCGGAGCAGGCGAACGAAGAGCAGCACGTGGAAGTCGCACAGGATGGCGTGCGCCTGGCTTTTGACACGGTGGAGATCGCCAAAAGCGTGTACGGCGGATGGGAGCCGGCGAGCGGACACAGAATCGAGCTGGCCTTTTTATGCGACGATGCCGCAGCCCTGGATGCGTTGTATGCCAAAATCGTCGAGCATGGCTACGAAAGCCACCGCGAGCCGTGGGATGCCGTCTGGGGCCAGCGCTATGCGATTGTCAAAGACCCGGATGGAAACCTGATTAGCCTGTTTGCCTAA